One window of the Acidimicrobiales bacterium genome contains the following:
- a CDS encoding peptidoglycan-binding protein yields the protein MESGYRLGDRLLYLRTPMLRGDDVHELQQSLGALGFDAGWVDGILGPETERALTQFQRNAGLTVDARCGPEVCAALARLGGRTESATVAGVRELERLRSSPPSLDARRVVVGHQGGLDALASSVSRLLQDAGAVVAVLNHPDASTQAREANAFEAELFIGLEMDAEPTCRVAFYETTGFRSVGGATLAALVASGLPEATGLVAGTAAGLRLPVLRETRMPAVVCILGPPTVVVERSAGLAVNLVEAVRTWVAAPVEG from the coding sequence GTGGAATCCGGCTACCGCCTCGGCGACCGCCTTCTCTACCTCCGCACGCCCATGCTCCGCGGCGACGACGTCCACGAGCTGCAGCAGTCGCTCGGCGCCCTCGGCTTCGACGCCGGGTGGGTCGACGGCATCCTGGGCCCCGAGACCGAACGGGCCCTGACCCAGTTCCAGCGCAACGCCGGGCTCACCGTCGACGCCCGCTGCGGGCCCGAGGTGTGCGCGGCGCTCGCCCGTCTCGGTGGCCGCACCGAGTCGGCCACGGTCGCCGGTGTCCGGGAGCTCGAACGGCTGCGGTCCTCACCCCCGAGCCTCGACGCGCGGCGGGTGGTCGTCGGGCACCAGGGAGGCCTCGACGCGCTGGCGTCCAGCGTCAGTCGACTCCTCCAGGACGCCGGCGCGGTGGTCGCCGTGCTGAACCATCCCGACGCATCGACCCAGGCCCGCGAGGCCAACGCCTTCGAGGCCGAGCTCTTCATCGGTCTGGAGATGGACGCCGAACCGACCTGTCGGGTGGCGTTCTACGAGACGACCGGGTTCCGCTCGGTCGGCGGGGCGACGCTGGCCGCACTGGTCGCCTCCGGCCTGCCCGAGGCCACGGGGCTGGTGGCCGGCACGGCCGCCGGCCTGCGCCTCCCGGTTCTCAGGGAGACGAGGATGCCGGCCGTGGTATGCATCCTCGGTCCTCCCACCGTGGTCGTGGAGCGCAGTGCCGGCCTGGCCGTGAACCTGGTCGAGGCCGTCCGGACCTGGGTGGCCGCGCCGGTCGAGGGTTGA
- the trxA gene encoding thioredoxin, with product MSDAISTLSDATFDEQIGAATEPVIVDFWAEWCGPCKMIAPILEEIATEQAGKLSVSKLNVDDNPNTAMRYGVMSIPTMIVFKDGQEAARIVGAKGKGQLLEDLRPFL from the coding sequence ATGTCCGACGCCATCTCCACCCTCTCCGACGCCACCTTCGACGAGCAGATCGGCGCCGCCACCGAACCGGTCATCGTCGACTTCTGGGCCGAGTGGTGCGGGCCCTGCAAGATGATCGCCCCCATCCTGGAAGAGATCGCCACCGAACAGGCCGGCAAGCTGTCGGTGTCCAAGCTCAACGTCGACGACAACCCCAACACCGCCATGCGCTACGGGGTCATGAGCATCCCCACCATGATCGTCTTCAAGGACGGCCAGGAAGCCGCCCGCATCGTGGGCGCCAAGGGCAAGGGCCAGCTCCTCGAGGACCTGCGCCCCTTCCTCTGA
- the trxB gene encoding thioredoxin-disulfide reductase: MTDSRIRNVIIIGSGPAGLTAAIYTARANLEPLLFEGEPSSTSDQPGGQLMLTTEVENFPGWPDGIMGPELMMRFREQAARFGTEIRTEKVSRVDLSARPFGVWVGDPDAAEPSHRAHSVIVSTGAQSLLLGLPEESRLLGHGLSTCATCDGFFFRDHDIAVVGGGDSALEEALFLTKFARSVTLVHRRDELRASKIMQDRARANDKIRFQWNSTVVGIDGDTTVEGIRLRDTVTGEESSLAVSGLFVAIGHKPNTDLFKGQLQMEETGYLVTHDGSHTDVDGVFACGDVQDHVYRQAITAAGSGCMAAIDAERWLEAQDH; this comes from the coding sequence ATGACCGATTCCCGCATCCGCAACGTGATCATCATCGGCTCGGGTCCGGCCGGGCTCACTGCAGCCATCTACACCGCCCGGGCCAACCTCGAGCCGCTCCTCTTCGAGGGCGAGCCGTCGTCGACATCGGACCAGCCGGGTGGTCAGCTCATGCTCACCACCGAGGTCGAGAACTTCCCGGGCTGGCCCGACGGGATCATGGGCCCGGAGCTCATGATGCGCTTCCGGGAGCAGGCCGCCCGCTTCGGGACCGAGATCCGCACCGAGAAGGTGAGCCGCGTCGACCTGTCGGCCCGCCCGTTCGGGGTCTGGGTGGGCGATCCCGACGCCGCCGAGCCCAGCCACCGTGCCCACTCGGTCATCGTCTCCACCGGCGCGCAGTCCCTCCTGCTCGGCCTGCCCGAGGAGAGCCGGCTGCTCGGCCACGGCCTCTCGACGTGCGCGACCTGCGACGGCTTCTTCTTCCGAGACCACGACATCGCCGTCGTGGGCGGCGGCGACTCGGCACTCGAGGAGGCCCTGTTCCTCACCAAGTTCGCCCGCTCGGTGACCCTCGTACATCGCCGCGACGAGCTCCGCGCCTCCAAGATCATGCAGGACCGGGCCCGCGCCAATGACAAGATTCGCTTTCAGTGGAACAGCACCGTTGTCGGGATCGACGGCGACACGACGGTGGAGGGCATCCGCCTGCGCGACACCGTCACCGGCGAGGAGAGCTCCCTCGCCGTCTCCGGGCTGTTCGTCGCCATCGGTCACAAGCCCAACACCGACCTGTTCAAGGGCCAGCTCCAGATGGAGGAGACGGGCTACCTCGTCACCCACGACGGGTCCCACACCGACGTCGACGGCGTCTTCGCCTGCGGCGACGTCCAGGACCACGTCTACCGCCAGGCCATCACCGCCGCCGGCTCGGGCTGCATGGCGGCGATCGACGCCGAACGCTGGCTCGAAGCCCAGGACCACTGA